The following are encoded in a window of Flavobacterium sp. WC2421 genomic DNA:
- a CDS encoding LamG-like jellyroll fold domain-containing protein: MKLKLLKKLFFIILLLSSLINFAQTATINVSYGSPAINISNGGSVAFGLSGEIEFSVTNIPTNGNPTLNIQSISSSNLNFVISSIPYISDDKIKKGDVGKFKIKRNSYSCGTGSSVITIDSNIGLFSFTVSFDNRPSISVLGGTPTQPISNGQTVPTSATGTLFGTVTVGASASRTYAIVNTGTCPLILGSLTCFGYNPSTGVQSADFSIVLLTATTINPGGVAYLMVKFTPQSTGTKEAIISIPSNDSANPIYTYVVSGEGYDPTITGPGGGNPDFRLWLKATRGVNLATGVKIPLWKDLGSLGKDASQTTIANQPTFIDAASGNINYNPVVKFQNDGSGISQFLYNIDNGYYTHETFIVMEPDVTIDGSTSPMTIISGTSAANPSYPIISGEHTGIGFGNFSTRLTNERLWFNQWQTTTTTPYFSTGDVIGNYSKAGIINTRNKTTTASDGVDLLFNTNTVGTLVSSSVSFSNLGYLDGSTWKGTPYNIGKNINSGTNYGNLNGRVAEILSYASRVLDGNRPKIETYLAIKYGITLGINGTSKDYINSAGGIIWNSTSNAGFNYNIAGIGRDIASDLYQKQSRSSNDNNEVTIGLGVIASTNSANINEFVIDKNFLVWGSDNGTYSAGSSNVTTIRTGLTSSVTKINKKWKVVETGGDVGNVFVGIPVAAFSAFSKLATEEYALIVSDNSAFNDGDIVDVIPLKSDGNGNLQTWYDFDGTKYFTFGKVPKVESKELVSIGASNFLVGEYALNLNSGSFTIGFWLRNDGTVAANKTIMSKGINLELRLNSANKIEALWDGSLKFVSNTAVADGKWHNIVAIYYLGSADLYIDGVLDSSTFNLQNPTPNYSRYSVGALYVNKNDIRTPFYGEIDEIHIWDTALTSNQLNYLMNQEINKFVDNTADGAILPHNISSNEIKSIPWTTLKAYYDFNTFYGTTIEGLTDERNFLRIKYLNKNKIIAGVQTAPLPYETIADGAWNDSSIWKNGAIQTIPNAVSIVNVGLTVNGNIVKIKHNVTSTGNKTVLGLFVEGTDATTYKKLSINNDTKIQISHYLKLDGLIDLTGQSQLVQTLNSELDVSSIGFIKRDQQGTVNKYNYNYWSSPVGPINGTAINNNYTVDGVFKDGTTTTPLAINWVSGYDGSASPLSLARYWLYKFENGSEYANWIHFIETDPIRPSQGFTLKGAGVSGSTQNYTFKGKPFNGLINSNTVLADNLFLVGNPYPSALDAFEFIRDNISVANGGNNSVNIIDGTLYFWQHSPSNGTHILSGYTGGYATLTLVGGVAPVAPVGISGVGTSTKISYQYIPVGQGFFVNGDVSIGTSEPIIFNNNQRAFVKESDVDDLSVPISNTLFKNSVSNKTKKTDHFNDNSNDIVYNNYNTKIRLGFNTVNKFHRELLIGFMNEYATDGVDVGYDAYQIDTQDNDSYFLINNLEYTIQGVGSFDTSKTYPLGVVVDTPGAVQFMIDAVEFLPSNTNISIHDKETSTYYDITNGTAEIDLVAGSYNNRFELTFETAKTLAVEKNELKNSNLLIYNNDLEKKINITKKADVIIDEVSIYNILGQKLIGVDNLSGLDTIEIPFNVQRGTYIVKINTNKGMISQKVLKK; this comes from the coding sequence ATGAAGTTAAAATTACTCAAAAAACTTTTTTTTATAATTTTGTTACTTAGTTCATTAATTAATTTTGCACAAACAGCAACTATAAATGTAAGTTATGGTAGTCCTGCAATCAATATTTCAAATGGCGGGTCTGTAGCCTTTGGTTTATCTGGTGAAATTGAGTTTTCAGTAACCAATATCCCTACAAATGGAAATCCTACTTTAAATATTCAAAGTATTTCTTCTAGCAATTTAAATTTTGTTATTTCGTCTATTCCTTACATTTCTGATGATAAAATTAAAAAAGGAGATGTTGGTAAATTTAAAATAAAAAGGAATTCGTATAGTTGTGGTACAGGTTCTTCTGTTATTACTATAGATTCAAATATTGGACTTTTTTCTTTTACGGTAAGTTTTGATAATAGACCTTCTATTTCAGTTTTAGGAGGAACGCCAACACAGCCAATTTCTAATGGACAAACAGTACCTACTTCGGCTACTGGAACCTTATTTGGAACGGTTACTGTGGGAGCATCTGCTTCAAGAACGTATGCAATCGTTAATACAGGAACTTGTCCTTTGATATTGGGGAGTTTAACTTGTTTTGGTTATAACCCTTCAACTGGAGTACAATCAGCAGATTTCTCAATAGTACTTCTTACTGCAACTACAATAAATCCAGGTGGTGTTGCGTATTTGATGGTGAAATTCACACCACAATCAACTGGTACTAAAGAAGCTATTATTTCAATTCCTAGTAATGATTCTGCAAATCCTATTTACACTTATGTTGTGAGTGGTGAAGGATATGACCCAACTATAACAGGTCCGGGAGGAGGAAATCCTGATTTTAGACTTTGGCTTAAAGCTACAAGAGGAGTTAATTTAGCTACTGGGGTAAAGATCCCTTTATGGAAGGATTTAGGATCTCTTGGAAAAGATGCGTCACAAACTACGATTGCAAATCAGCCCACTTTTATTGATGCAGCCAGTGGCAATATAAATTACAATCCTGTTGTGAAATTTCAAAATGATGGTTCAGGAATTAGTCAATTTTTATACAATATTGATAATGGATATTATACCCATGAAACTTTTATAGTAATGGAGCCAGATGTTACTATTGATGGATCTACATCGCCTATGACAATTATTTCAGGAACTTCGGCAGCAAACCCATCTTATCCTATAATTTCAGGTGAACATACTGGAATTGGATTTGGAAATTTTTCAACTCGTTTAACCAATGAAAGATTATGGTTTAATCAATGGCAAACAACTACGACTACTCCTTATTTTAGTACTGGAGACGTAATAGGGAATTATTCTAAAGCAGGAATAATCAATACTAGAAATAAAACAACTACTGCTTCAGATGGTGTCGATTTACTGTTTAATACAAATACAGTTGGAACTTTGGTTAGTTCAAGTGTTAGCTTTTCTAATTTGGGTTATCTTGATGGATCAACTTGGAAAGGTACTCCATATAATATTGGTAAAAATATAAATAGCGGGACGAATTATGGGAATCTAAATGGTAGGGTCGCAGAAATATTATCATATGCTTCTCGTGTTTTAGATGGGAATCGTCCAAAGATTGAAACATATCTTGCTATAAAATATGGAATTACTTTAGGAATTAATGGTACAAGTAAAGATTATATTAATTCTGCTGGGGGAATCATTTGGAATAGTACTTCAAATGCAGGTTTTAATTATAACATTGCTGGAATAGGTAGAGATATAGCATCAGATTTATATCAAAAACAATCAAGAAGTTCCAATGACAATAATGAGGTAACAATTGGTTTAGGGGTCATTGCAAGTACCAATAGTGCTAATATCAATGAATTTGTAATAGATAAAAATTTTTTAGTTTGGGGTTCAGATAACGGTACTTATTCTGCGGGTAGTTCAAATGTTACAACAATACGTACTGGTTTAACTAGTTCAGTAACTAAAATTAATAAAAAATGGAAAGTGGTAGAAACTGGAGGAGATGTTGGGAATGTATTTGTTGGGATTCCGGTAGCAGCTTTTAGTGCATTTTCAAAATTAGCAACAGAAGAATATGCATTGATTGTTAGTGACAATAGTGCGTTTAATGATGGCGACATAGTTGATGTAATTCCACTAAAATCCGATGGTAATGGTAATTTACAAACTTGGTATGATTTTGACGGAACTAAGTATTTCACTTTTGGTAAAGTGCCTAAAGTTGAATCTAAAGAATTGGTAAGTATTGGAGCTAGTAATTTTTTAGTAGGTGAGTATGCTTTGAATCTTAATAGTGGTTCTTTTACTATTGGTTTTTGGTTGAGAAATGACGGTACAGTAGCTGCTAATAAAACCATAATGAGTAAAGGAATTAATTTAGAATTACGATTAAATTCCGCTAATAAAATTGAAGCTTTATGGGACGGTAGTTTGAAATTTGTTTCAAATACTGCAGTTGCAGATGGAAAATGGCATAATATAGTAGCAATTTACTATCTAGGTAGTGCAGATCTTTATATAGATGGAGTATTGGATTCATCCACTTTTAATCTTCAAAATCCAACACCTAATTATTCAAGATATTCTGTAGGTGCACTTTATGTAAATAAAAACGATATTAGAACTCCATTTTATGGTGAAATTGATGAAATTCATATCTGGGATACGGCATTAACATCAAATCAACTCAATTATTTGATGAATCAGGAAATTAATAAATTTGTTGATAATACTGCTGATGGTGCCATATTACCACATAATATTTCCAGTAATGAGATTAAATCAATTCCTTGGACTACATTAAAAGCCTATTATGATTTTAATACATTTTATGGAACAACCATTGAAGGATTGACAGATGAACGAAATTTTTTAAGAATCAAATATCTAAATAAAAATAAAATTATAGCTGGGGTTCAAACCGCTCCATTGCCCTATGAAACTATCGCTGACGGTGCATGGAACGATTCGTCTATTTGGAAAAATGGCGCAATTCAAACTATTCCTAATGCAGTTTCAATTGTTAATGTTGGACTAACAGTAAATGGAAACATTGTAAAAATTAAACATAATGTAACTTCTACCGGAAATAAAACAGTTTTAGGATTGTTTGTGGAAGGTACAGACGCAACTACTTATAAAAAATTATCAATTAATAACGATACTAAAATACAAATTTCACATTATTTAAAATTGGATGGTTTAATAGATTTAACTGGGCAATCCCAATTAGTTCAAACTTTGAATAGTGAGCTCGATGTTTCAAGCATAGGTTTTATAAAAAGAGACCAACAAGGAACGGTAAATAAATATAATTATAACTATTGGTCTTCTCCTGTAGGACCTATAAATGGTACGGCAATTAATAATAACTATACCGTAGATGGTGTTTTTAAAGATGGAACTACAACAACTCCGTTAGCGATTAATTGGGTTTCTGGTTATGATGGTAGTGCATCCCCTTTAAGCCTTGCAAGGTATTGGTTGTATAAATTTGAAAACGGTTCTGAATATGCTAATTGGATTCATTTTATTGAAACGGATCCCATTCGACCTTCTCAAGGATTTACATTAAAAGGAGCTGGTGTTTCTGGATCTACCCAAAATTATACATTTAAGGGAAAACCTTTTAATGGATTAATAAATAGCAATACGGTTTTGGCAGATAATTTATTTTTGGTAGGTAATCCTTATCCTTCTGCTTTAGATGCTTTTGAGTTTATAAGAGACAACATTTCTGTTGCAAATGGAGGAAATAATTCGGTAAATATAATTGATGGAACGCTTTATTTTTGGCAACATTCCCCTAGCAATGGCACTCATATATTGTCAGGTTATACAGGAGGATACGCGACATTGACTTTAGTAGGAGGGGTTGCCCCAGTTGCGCCGGTGGGGATTAGTGGTGTGGGTACCAGTACTAAAATTTCATACCAGTATATTCCGGTTGGACAAGGTTTTTTTGTAAATGGAGATGTGAGTATTGGTACTTCAGAACCAATTATCTTTAATAATAATCAACGGGCTTTTGTTAAAGAAAGTGACGTGGATGATTTGTCAGTTCCAATTTCTAATACTTTATTTAAGAATAGTGTTTCAAATAAAACTAAAAAAACAGATCATTTTAATGATAATAGTAATGATATCGTATATAATAATTATAACACTAAAATTAGATTGGGCTTTAACACCGTTAATAAATTCCACAGAGAATTACTTATAGGATTTATGAATGAGTACGCAACCGATGGTGTAGACGTAGGGTACGATGCATATCAAATTGACACTCAAGATAATGATTCTTATTTTTTAATTAATAATTTAGAATATACTATACAAGGAGTTGGATCGTTTGACACATCAAAAACATATCCGTTGGGAGTTGTAGTTGATACACCAGGAGCTGTTCAGTTTATGATTGATGCAGTAGAATTCTTACCTTCAAATACTAATATAAGTATTCATGATAAAGAAACATCTACTTATTACGATATCACAAATGGGACTGCTGAAATTGATTTAGTTGCAGGATCTTATAACAATCGATTTGAATTAACATTTGAAACGGCTAAGACGCTTGCTGTTGAAAAGAATGAATTAAAGAATTCGAATTTATTGATTTATAATAATGACTTGGAAAAGAAGATAAATATAACTAAAAAAGCAGATGTAATAATTGATGAAGTTTCAATATATAACATTCTTGGTCAAAAATTAATTGGAGTTGACAATTTATCAGGTTTAGATACAATTGAAATTCCTTTCAATGTACAACGAGGAACTTATATTGTAAAAATTAATACTAATAAAGGAATGATAAGTCAAAAAGTTTTAAAAAAATAA
- a CDS encoding glutaminyl-peptide cyclotransferase, translating into MKKYNLLSIILLGMTLSNCGDTKKGENTLFTFDITNFKEKYTQQDQLNLAITNSNSKTIDSIVYYVNDVKVGSKKGGDPILFELKDQKLGYQNLKALVYYGGENAEATSRVELVSNVKPKLLNYKIVNKYPHDTMSFTEGLEFHGDTLYESTGNPEGRKSYLRKYDYKTGKVYNQIDLDQKYFGEGVTILNDKIYQLTWQSKVGFIYDLKTFKKIKTFNFDKEIEGWGMTNDGKYIYQTDKTEKIWKMDPENQKMIDYINVYSGDSKIKSINELEWINGKIYTNVWQKDAIAVVNPTSGAVEGILDMSGLKKFIKNADADVLNGIAYNPKTKTIFVTGKNWDTLFEITVSE; encoded by the coding sequence ATGAAAAAATATAACTTACTATCTATCATTTTATTAGGAATGACACTTTCTAATTGTGGAGATACAAAAAAAGGAGAAAATACTTTATTTACCTTCGATATTACCAATTTTAAAGAAAAATATACACAACAAGACCAACTTAATTTAGCAATAACCAACTCCAATTCGAAAACTATTGACAGCATTGTATATTATGTAAATGATGTAAAAGTGGGTTCAAAAAAAGGAGGAGATCCGATTTTATTTGAACTAAAAGATCAAAAACTAGGGTACCAAAACCTCAAAGCATTAGTATATTATGGCGGAGAAAATGCTGAAGCCACTTCTAGAGTTGAACTCGTGTCCAATGTAAAACCAAAACTTTTGAATTACAAAATCGTGAATAAATACCCACACGATACAATGTCTTTTACGGAAGGTCTAGAATTTCATGGAGACACGCTATATGAAAGTACTGGTAATCCCGAAGGTAGAAAATCATACCTTAGAAAATACGATTATAAAACAGGAAAAGTATATAATCAAATAGATTTAGATCAAAAGTATTTTGGTGAAGGAGTTACTATATTAAACGATAAGATATACCAATTAACATGGCAATCAAAAGTAGGATTTATCTATGATTTAAAGACGTTTAAAAAAATCAAGACGTTTAATTTTGACAAGGAAATTGAAGGTTGGGGAATGACAAATGACGGTAAATACATTTACCAAACTGATAAAACAGAGAAAATTTGGAAGATGGATCCTGAAAACCAAAAAATGATAGATTATATCAATGTTTATTCTGGAGATTCTAAAATTAAATCCATCAATGAATTGGAATGGATTAATGGTAAAATCTATACTAATGTATGGCAAAAAGACGCCATTGCAGTTGTGAATCCAACATCTGGAGCAGTAGAAGGAATTTTAGATATGTCTGGCTTGAAAAAATTTATTAAAAATGCTGATGCAGATGTTTTAAACGGAATTGCTTACAATCCAAAAACCAAAACCATTTTTGTAACTGGAAAAAACTGGGATACGCTTTTTGAAATAACGGTTTCTGAATAA
- the hutI gene encoding imidazolonepropionase, which translates to MTTLLINIKELLQVRETSVAKVSGAEMGMLPTIKNAFLVIKDNLIADFGSMENLPKLIADKTIDATGKMVLPTWCDSHTHIVYAGNREQEFVDRINGLTYEEIANRGGGILNSAQKLNATTEEEIYNQSKERLEEVMRLGTGAVEIKSGYGLTVEGELKMLRVIKRLSQNYPIAIKATFLGAHAFPLEYKENHQGYIDLLVNEILPEIAQNKLADYIDVFCETGYFTVAETEQIMAAGIRFGLKPKIHVNQFNSIGGVQAGIKHNALSVDHLEVMKSEDIEALKNTETMPVALPSCSYFLSIPYTPAREMIAAGLPLALATDYNPGSTPSGNMNFVVATACIKMKMTPEEAINAATINGAYAMGVSETHGSITIGKKANLILTRPIPSYYQLPYAFGSNLIETVFIEGNGIE; encoded by the coding sequence ATGACAACACTACTTATCAATATTAAGGAATTACTCCAAGTACGGGAAACTTCGGTCGCTAAAGTTTCAGGTGCCGAAATGGGAATGCTTCCAACTATTAAAAATGCCTTTTTAGTAATCAAAGATAATTTGATTGCCGATTTTGGTTCGATGGAGAATCTTCCTAAACTAATAGCTGACAAAACCATTGATGCAACTGGAAAAATGGTTTTACCTACTTGGTGTGACAGTCATACTCATATTGTATATGCGGGGAATCGAGAGCAAGAATTTGTGGATCGCATCAATGGACTTACTTATGAAGAAATTGCCAATCGTGGTGGTGGAATATTAAATTCAGCTCAAAAGCTAAATGCAACCACCGAAGAAGAAATATACAACCAATCCAAAGAACGGCTGGAAGAAGTCATGCGTTTAGGAACGGGCGCTGTTGAAATCAAATCGGGTTACGGACTTACAGTTGAAGGGGAATTGAAAATGCTGCGAGTAATCAAGCGTTTGTCGCAAAACTATCCTATAGCTATAAAAGCAACCTTTCTTGGTGCTCATGCCTTTCCTTTAGAATACAAAGAAAATCATCAAGGATATATTGATTTATTAGTCAACGAAATCCTTCCTGAAATTGCACAAAATAAACTCGCAGATTATATTGACGTCTTCTGTGAAACAGGTTATTTTACTGTTGCGGAAACGGAGCAAATTATGGCAGCGGGAATTCGCTTTGGCTTAAAGCCAAAAATTCATGTCAATCAATTCAACTCCATTGGAGGAGTTCAAGCAGGAATAAAACACAATGCGCTATCTGTAGATCATCTCGAAGTAATGAAGTCAGAAGATATCGAAGCTTTGAAAAATACTGAAACAATGCCAGTTGCTTTGCCATCTTGTTCCTATTTCTTGAGCATTCCATATACTCCAGCACGTGAAATGATAGCTGCAGGATTGCCATTAGCACTAGCTACAGATTACAATCCAGGCTCTACACCATCTGGAAATATGAATTTTGTAGTTGCAACTGCTTGTATCAAAATGAAAATGACACCTGAAGAAGCAATAAACGCCGCTACAATAAATGGAGCTTATGCTATGGGAGTTTCAGAAACTCATGGTAGTATAACGATTGGTAAAAAAGCAAATCTTATTCTTACCAGACCTATCCCCTCTTATTATCAACTGCCTTATGCATTTGGCAGTAATTTAATTGAGACTGTTTTTATTGAAGGAAACGGTATTGAATGA
- a CDS encoding M15 family metallopeptidase codes for MNSSFKLGFLIGFFLLFISCKAQVAIPNKQIKDIVLVNDTTFVNLKDYSTDFAYDMKYATEDNFLKAKVYDCAECFLRMKTVNAIIEANKLFMDQGYRIKFFDCYRPLDIQKKMWQIVSNPKYVADPSKGSIHNRGGAVDITLVDKRSGKELEMGTPFDFFGEEASHGYSNLSKKVINNRKLLKRVMVKANFNSFDSEWWHYNLKSALNDKVSNVKWSCVE; via the coding sequence ATGAATTCTTCTTTTAAACTTGGTTTTTTAATAGGTTTCTTTTTATTATTTATTTCTTGTAAAGCACAAGTTGCTATTCCTAACAAACAGATAAAAGATATAGTACTAGTAAACGACACCACATTTGTAAATTTAAAGGATTATAGTACTGATTTTGCTTATGATATGAAATATGCTACCGAGGATAATTTTTTAAAAGCCAAAGTGTATGATTGTGCCGAGTGTTTTCTAAGAATGAAAACGGTAAATGCAATCATAGAAGCTAATAAATTGTTCATGGATCAAGGATATAGAATTAAATTCTTTGATTGTTACAGGCCTTTAGATATTCAAAAAAAGATGTGGCAAATAGTTTCCAATCCAAAATATGTTGCTGATCCAAGTAAAGGATCAATCCATAATAGAGGAGGTGCAGTAGATATCACTTTAGTTGACAAGCGTAGCGGAAAAGAACTTGAAATGGGAACTCCTTTTGATTTTTTTGGAGAAGAAGCCAGTCATGGTTATTCTAATCTTTCAAAAAAAGTTATTAATAACAGGAAACTGCTAAAAAGAGTAATGGTAAAAGCTAATTTCAATTCCTTTGATTCAGAATGGTGGCATTATAATTTAAAATCGGCTTTAAATGATAAAGTATCCAACGTAAAATGGAGTTGTGTAGAATAA
- a CDS encoding class I SAM-dependent methyltransferase yields the protein MQHSILDTEIQEFIDKNLEVPISKLALQRNPFPTIEWITILNQIEAKTKSKDKLPTWFNTKNIIYPSKISVEQTSSEKTAVYKSTLVSGEKLIDLTGGFGVDDYYFAKKITAVTHCEINPELSSIVKHNFEQLNTKNISCYAADSLETLKSFNSKWDWIYIDPSRRNDAKGKVFMLKDCLPNVPDNLDYYFKNSNAILIKTAPLLDLSAGLSELKHVQTIHIVAVDNEVKELLWELHKDYLGETTIKTVNILKDKTDFFEFVFNKQGVIPSYALPQKYLYEPNSAIMKSGGFDEIAVFFSLNKLHKHSHLYTSQEKIDFPGRIFLIQNCFSYSKTEMKNFLSNTKANITTRNFPDTVETIRKKWKIKEGGNIYCFFTTDENNNKIVLICNKI from the coding sequence TTGCAACATTCCATTTTAGATACTGAAATTCAAGAATTTATTGACAAAAATTTAGAAGTACCAATTTCAAAATTAGCGCTTCAAAGAAACCCTTTTCCTACTATTGAATGGATTACAATTTTGAATCAAATAGAAGCCAAAACAAAATCAAAAGATAAATTACCAACTTGGTTTAACACTAAAAATATAATTTACCCTAGCAAAATTTCTGTTGAACAAACCTCATCTGAAAAAACAGCAGTTTACAAGAGTACTTTAGTTTCAGGAGAAAAGTTAATTGATCTTACAGGTGGTTTTGGTGTCGATGATTATTATTTTGCAAAAAAAATTACAGCGGTCACTCATTGTGAAATTAATCCCGAACTTTCATCTATTGTTAAACATAATTTTGAGCAATTAAATACTAAAAATATTAGTTGTTATGCAGCTGACAGTTTAGAGACCTTAAAATCATTTAATAGCAAATGGGATTGGATATATATTGACCCTTCAAGACGCAACGATGCCAAAGGAAAAGTTTTTATGCTTAAAGATTGTTTGCCAAATGTTCCTGATAATCTTGATTATTATTTTAAAAACTCAAATGCTATTCTTATAAAAACAGCCCCTTTACTTGATCTATCAGCCGGATTATCGGAATTAAAGCATGTACAAACAATCCATATTGTAGCTGTTGACAATGAAGTAAAAGAATTATTATGGGAATTACACAAAGACTACCTTGGGGAAACAACTATTAAAACAGTTAATATTCTAAAAGATAAAACAGACTTTTTTGAATTTGTTTTCAATAAACAAGGCGTCATTCCAAGTTACGCCTTACCTCAAAAATATTTGTACGAACCCAATAGTGCAATAATGAAATCAGGAGGGTTTGATGAAATTGCTGTTTTTTTTAGTTTAAATAAATTACATAAACATTCTCATTTATACACTTCTCAAGAAAAAATAGATTTTCCTGGTAGAATTTTTCTAATTCAAAACTGCTTTTCTTATAGCAAAACAGAAATGAAAAACTTTCTATCCAACACTAAAGCCAACATCACTACTCGTAATTTTCCAGATACAGTCGAAACCATTCGAAAAAAATGGAAAATAAAAGAAGGTGGGAATATATATTGTTTTTTTACTACTGATGAAAATAACAATAAAATAGTTTTAATTTGCAACAAAATATAA
- a CDS encoding AI-2E family transporter, with protein MITSKIISNGILRALLTIVIICCVLYFLYEIQTVILYLCISLILCLIANPFLLFLNQRLKFKKIFATITTLLLFVFILVGFVLLFVPLIISQAENLSLLDTNLLQSQLTILEHNIENYFNIHNLDLQGILNNSNLSSKINYNFFTDFINTIINLVAGFGMGLASVFFITFFFLKDQKIFKEKAKKILPDSNEEKILNSVEKINQLLTRYFIGLLVQLTVVFILYFIVLIIFGSKNAFIIAFLCALLNVIPYIGPIIATVLSAILTLISAIGTDFKTEMLPTTIYVVIGFLIVQILDNNISQPIIFSKSVKSHPLEIFLVTLISGITFGIFGMVVAIPIYTIMKVIAKEFFPNNKIVSVLTEKI; from the coding sequence ATGATTACATCAAAAATAATCTCAAACGGGATCTTAAGAGCATTACTAACTATTGTAATAATATGTTGTGTTTTGTATTTTTTATATGAAATACAAACTGTAATTCTCTATTTGTGTATTTCACTCATCCTTTGTTTAATCGCAAACCCATTTCTCTTATTTTTAAATCAAAGACTTAAATTCAAAAAAATATTTGCAACAATAACAACCTTGTTACTATTTGTATTTATACTTGTAGGTTTTGTACTTCTTTTTGTCCCACTTATCATTTCACAAGCAGAAAACTTATCCCTATTAGATACTAATTTACTTCAAAGTCAACTTACAATATTAGAACATAATATAGAAAACTACTTTAACATACATAATTTAGATCTACAAGGAATCTTAAATAACTCCAATTTGTCTTCTAAGATTAATTATAATTTTTTTACTGACTTTATCAATACAATAATTAATCTTGTTGCTGGGTTTGGGATGGGATTAGCATCTGTTTTCTTTATTACTTTTTTCTTTTTAAAGGACCAGAAAATTTTTAAGGAAAAAGCAAAAAAAATACTTCCAGATTCCAATGAAGAAAAAATTCTAAACTCAGTTGAAAAAATAAATCAGTTACTCACTAGGTATTTTATTGGTCTACTGGTTCAATTGACTGTAGTATTTATACTTTATTTCATAGTTCTAATCATTTTTGGAAGTAAGAATGCTTTTATTATTGCATTCTTATGTGCCCTACTAAACGTAATTCCTTATATAGGCCCTATAATAGCTACAGTTTTATCAGCCATACTAACACTTATCAGTGCTATTGGAACCGATTTTAAAACTGAAATGCTTCCTACAACAATATATGTAGTAATTGGTTTTCTCATTGTTCAAATTTTAGATAATAACATCAGCCAGCCCATCATTTTTTCAAAAAGTGTTAAGTCACATCCATTAGAAATATTTTTGGTCACGCTAATTAGCGGAATAACTTTTGGAATTTTCGGGATGGTCGTGGCAATCCCTATTTATACAATTATGAAAGTTATCGCCAAGGAATTTTTCCCAAACAACAAAATCGTGTCTGTTTTAACTGAAAAAATATAA
- a CDS encoding SDR family oxidoreductase encodes MSKVVLVTGGSSGIGKSIGEFLHQKGFVVYGTSRNPERVLNSVFPLVALDVRDTASIQSAVAKIIATSGRLDIVINNAGVGITGPLEEIPTVEMKNHFDTNFFGPIAVMQAVLPQMREQKSGLIINITSIAAYMGLPYRSMYSASKGALELITESLRMEVKSFGIHITNVAPGDFATNIASGRYHAPVIPGSAYEVPYGNTLKTMDEHVDSGSNPNEMAEAVYAIIQTKDPKIHYKVGAFMQKFSIVLKRILPDKMYEKMLMNHYKL; translated from the coding sequence ATGAGTAAAGTAGTTTTAGTTACAGGAGGTTCCTCAGGAATAGGGAAATCTATTGGGGAGTTTTTACATCAAAAAGGGTTTGTTGTTTATGGAACGAGTAGGAATCCAGAGCGGGTTTTGAATTCGGTTTTTCCACTTGTTGCATTAGATGTTAGAGATACAGCATCTATTCAATCGGCTGTAGCCAAGATTATTGCTACTTCAGGACGATTAGACATTGTTATTAATAACGCTGGTGTTGGGATAACAGGTCCACTAGAAGAAATTCCAACTGTGGAAATGAAGAATCATTTTGACACTAATTTCTTTGGTCCTATTGCAGTGATGCAAGCGGTATTACCACAAATGCGGGAACAAAAATCAGGTTTAATAATAAATATCACTTCCATAGCGGCTTATATGGGTTTGCCGTACCGCTCGATGTACTCGGCTTCAAAGGGCGCACTTGAATTAATTACGGAGTCTTTGCGTATGGAGGTGAAATCTTTTGGGATTCATATTACTAATGTTGCACCTGGAGATTTTGCTACTAATATTGCTTCGGGACGGTACCACGCTCCTGTAATTCCAGGATCGGCTTATGAAGTTCCTTATGGGAATACGCTAAAAACGATGGATGAACATGTGGACAGTGGCAGTAATCCTAATGAAATGGCTGAAGCGGTTTATGCTATTATTCAAACAAAAGATCCTAAAATTCATTATAAAGTAGGGGCTTTTATGCAAAAGTTTTCGATTGTATTGAAACGAATACTTCCGGATAAAATGTATGAAAAAATGCTAATGAATCATTATAAGTTGTAA